The following coding sequences are from one Phenylobacterium glaciei window:
- a CDS encoding peptidylprolyl isomerase: MMRARNVTGLSARGAALAIALATTALPQVLWAQDATPGATAPVAAPAPAAPVAPAGINESVAAVVNDDIISTYDLAQRMRLLIATSGVQPTQQNLAQFQREALVGLVDERLQLQELRRVEKDQKMEIISSDEEVTDELRDMAKGNNMSLEQFLGNLKAQGIGEETLRQEVRANTSWQHWIRGRYGSRLRIGDDQVKAVQQRLAAAASKPQYQISEVFIDANRVGGMDTAMTGAGQLVTQMQQGAPFPAVARQFSAAATAAAGGDAGWITAGEMAPEIDAVLDQMRPGQLSAPIQVKDGVYIIYLRDKRAGAGGMMVNLKQAAIGLPQTADQAAVDAASVKLVALRGTITGCADLEAKAAAVPGVIAGDLGEAEIKDLAPAFRDAAEALNAGEISQPIRTSAGLHLLAVCGKRASGQDGQSKEQIENRLFGQQLSMIARRYMRDLRNSATIETK, translated from the coding sequence ATGATGCGTGCGCGTAATGTCACGGGCCTCTCGGCGCGCGGCGCCGCCCTGGCGATCGCCCTGGCCACCACCGCCTTGCCTCAGGTTCTCTGGGCCCAGGACGCCACGCCGGGGGCCACGGCCCCCGTGGCCGCCCCTGCGCCTGCCGCGCCCGTCGCACCGGCCGGGATCAACGAGTCCGTCGCCGCCGTCGTCAATGACGACATCATCTCGACCTACGATCTGGCCCAGCGCATGCGGCTGCTCATCGCCACCTCGGGCGTACAGCCGACCCAGCAGAACCTGGCCCAGTTCCAGCGCGAAGCCCTTGTCGGCCTTGTGGACGAACGCCTGCAGCTCCAGGAGCTCCGCCGGGTCGAGAAGGACCAGAAGATGGAGATCATCTCCTCGGACGAGGAGGTCACCGACGAACTGCGCGACATGGCCAAGGGCAACAACATGTCCCTTGAGCAGTTCCTGGGCAATCTGAAGGCCCAGGGCATCGGCGAGGAGACCCTGCGCCAGGAAGTCCGCGCCAACACCAGCTGGCAGCACTGGATCCGCGGCCGCTACGGCTCGCGCCTGCGCATCGGCGACGACCAGGTTAAGGCCGTGCAGCAGCGCCTCGCCGCCGCCGCCTCCAAGCCCCAATACCAGATCAGTGAAGTCTTCATCGACGCCAACCGCGTCGGCGGCATGGACACCGCCATGACCGGCGCCGGCCAGCTGGTCACGCAGATGCAGCAAGGCGCGCCCTTCCCGGCCGTCGCCCGTCAGTTCTCCGCCGCCGCCACAGCCGCGGCCGGGGGCGACGCCGGCTGGATCACCGCCGGTGAAATGGCCCCCGAGATCGACGCGGTCCTCGACCAGATGCGCCCGGGCCAGCTCTCGGCGCCGATCCAGGTCAAGGACGGCGTCTACATCATCTATCTGCGCGACAAGCGCGCCGGCGCCGGCGGCATGATGGTCAACCTCAAACAGGCCGCCATCGGCCTGCCCCAGACCGCCGACCAGGCCGCCGTGGACGCCGCCAGCGTCAAGCTCGTCGCCCTGCGCGGCACGATCACCGGCTGCGCTGACCTGGAGGCCAAGGCCGCCGCCGTGCCCGGCGTCATCGCCGGCGACCTGGGCGAAGCCGAGATCAAGGACCTGGCGCCCGCGTTCCGCGACGCCGCCGAGGCCCTGAACGCCGGCGAGATCTCCCAGCCGATCCGCACCTCAGCGGGCCTGCACCTGCTGGCCGTCTGCGGCAAGCGCGCCAGCGGCCAGGACGGCCAGTCCAAGGAGCAGATCGAGAACCGCCTGTTCGGACAGCAACTGTCCATGATCGCCCGGCGTTATATGCGTGACCTTAGGAACTCGGCGACAATCGAGACCAAGTGA